A section of the Pseudorasbora parva isolate DD20220531a chromosome 2, ASM2467924v1, whole genome shotgun sequence genome encodes:
- the LOC137091251 gene encoding interferon-induced very large GTPase 1-like, which produces MKSDLRIVLLGKNLAENSRVGKLILGNEKFESKNPSDQVQTERKMHKTVINAPHLLQPHLADHQILETVRKCLYLSDPGPHVIVLVLQHDQFSTKDQEHVEKVLNNFSNKVYEYTMVLTTHESDSVESTEVNGVIKDIVKKCFNRHYKLTKNSPSADLKEKLEKFAQMNSGHYLICDEFEYSMEQQDRERGHRESPLTIALFGNSASVQFRHDNILLGEEEYSFKTADTSRIIPSQREIAEHYISVINMTVRHETELNLDCVNQLIDRLVNEHEIHAFIFVVRLGQLTDADKKSLAWLQRVFGDKVLQFVMILFTYETEKECDAIKDIKDPVLKQLLEKCGGRYHTCNKMMNNQSEIIDLMNKIERLFSENKQQRYTEIRQNFEKIKKESDTIPTTKENTQRTTTSMGKDTHKVMPLVEEETRLEQDDGKEINGKTKHLFNRLHLKEMHHKLRAADFLQLTAHSLKSSESCAEEELIQTFMQKLLMMNYRARYIQVEENKQHHTKQRENNSHEDMSDIFKAMSFSNEGLNQSDCIHPMDVQMAVFHCADGFLKQLMVTKLSQCQYALPLLVPDPDTQQIEFPLWTFRQINKSWKMRNTSNEIISQTHPVYKAETPMVSFFRFGSVSSSKSQLMNSLINEKHNTFFHRNCPGSSRTRVLMDGVVEIAWFCPSGKNTDKFTDCVAFCNLHGDAGDHEKQLQILTEMASVNVVLLPRLQNNDKSAAVIQNLYRNRKPLICLFTEDESAVTMPMKGKYKIGLKDRNQSEVSEEIRRVINDCLSESSSTFRLEDVSKHPDIRVDEEDDDDCRRGREAAQQMMGLLEKKDLTEIKEIFLPCQGKLWHQWSQKNKELHRPRAYEIEMDISRKKTEMKNIRHQQHESDITAFIQLFFKQTQCHAENKIYFLKWLEIFLTSKNIFGPQKYDKSEHLKVEQVELERISKELQAAAFGLEHIMREIGQIYESCSSVKKNKKDLQFHFSSLPSLAAEMMISGFPLELMDGDAAHVPVIWISAVLDQLIQQLGDQRVFVLSVLGIQSSGKSTMLNTMFGLQFAVSAGRCTRGAFMQLVRLSDEMKIKMNFDYILVVDTEGLRALELTGSSTRHHDNELATFVVGLGNLTLINIFGENPSEMQDILQIVVQAFLRMKKVKLNPSCVFVHQNVSDVTAGEKNEEGRRRLLQTLDKMTKLAAKDEVYDAGCFSDVIRFDVQNDVKYFAHLWEGNPPMAPPNPNYCENIQELKKTIMSHATKSHGMMLIDLKDRIKDLWEALLNERFVFSFRNSLEISAYRKLETKYSKWSWRLCSAMMEIENKLHNKIENEAIHEVEETDLQRELKTTSEEVEKSMSEFFEKDTDADILIQWKTSFEIKIKEIQENIVRETKRKLNEILQQRDLKKMIDAQKTHHENTLFEKSKELALKLKDKTNDEETLNKEFDLFWKHSVKKIIRDTHPIKDIDIMRDVKHFLSDIYESAPVGHWMESKDIFSVPSYTQYVLFKKEFKESEINSSGYTQTLSPEDKIRAFITDVEQQTDKMIQSFNISKMGYNISSIQQLIDYIKRRVTEHQAGSVEYEFKNEFFVYLVLSICSRARQMISDQHKMFRDANDPEIYVEKKRAEYYSIFQKYCHGATSAAIFGEIICQKLKEPIEQSVYKKTARDLTDEIMKNCQSLNGNRSKLEKHILKTLAEEEDCHKYMNYIYNPRDHFKSFIRDEVSRYITEKFGAGVLHKMKVNMKLLQQKIIKAAHESTEHVQENRDVGLWLKSFTQQLSDVLIFSEKDLSGVKHSGADNCNLLEDVIREELPATMSDIYGRFNTQTFLGKLDYTFRPDEILIDHFCQCCWVQCPFCKTVCTNTIENHHGDHSVPFHRSIGLSGIHYDNTVNLSTHICTSAVGNSNLYFYPIGSEDKVPWKDYRTAGGVYADWSITSDLSELPYWKWFVCRFQKDLEKYYSKTFEGSGEIPDEWRKYSKRDALESLDKYI; this is translated from the exons ATGA AGAGTGATCTGAGGATTGTTCTGCTGGGGAAGAACTTAGCAGAAAACAGTCGAGTGGGAAAACTCATATTAGGGAATGAAAAGTTTGAAAGTAAAAATCCTTCAGATCAAGTGCAGACAGAAAGAAAAATGCACAAGACGGTCATCAACGCTCCTCACCTTCTCCAGCCACATCTCGCAGACCATCAGATCCTAGAGACAGTGAGAAAGTGTCTGTATCTGTCTGATCCAGGACCTCACGTGATCGTTCTGGTTCTTCAACACGATCAGTTTTCAACAAAAGATCAAGAGCACGTGGAGAAGGTGCTCAACAACTTCTCTAACAAGGTTTATGAATACACCATGGTGCTCACGACACACGAGTCAGACAGTGTTGAGTCGACCGAAGTCAATGGTGTTATAAAGGACattgtcaaaaaatgttttaacagaCATTACAAACTTACAAAAAACAGCCCTTCTGCCGATCTTAAAGAGAAATTAGAGAAATTTGCACAGATGAACAGTGGACACTATCTGATTTGTGACGAATTTGAGTATTCCATGGAGCAACAGGACCGAGAAAGAG GTCACAGGGAGTCACCTTTGACCATTGCACTATTTGGAAACTCTGCATCAGTCCAGTTTAGACATGACAATATTCTACTTGGAGAAGAAGAGTACAGTTTTAAAACTGCAGACACATCCAGGATCATCCCTTCACAGAGGGAAATAGCAGAACACTACATCTCTGTGATAAACATGACTGTCAGACATGAGACTGAACTTAACCTGGACTGTGTGAATCAACTCATTGATCGACTAGTGAATGAACATGAAATCCACGCCTTCATCTTTGTTGTGCGACTGGGCCAGTTAACAGATGCTGATAAGAAGAGTCTCGCATGGCTTCAGAGAGTGTTTGGAGACAAGGTTCTTCAGTTTGTGATGATTCTCTTCACCTACGAGACAGAAAAAGAGTGTGACGCTATAAAAGATATAAAAGACCCTGTTCTGAAGCAGCTGCTGGAGAAATGTGGAGGAAGATATCACACCTGCAACAAGATGAtgaacaaccaatcagagatCATAGACCTGATGAACAAGATTGAGCGTCTGTTCAGTGAGAATAAACAGCAGCGCTACACTGAAATAAGGCAAAACTTCGAAAAGATCAAAAAAGAAAGTG atACAATCCCAACCACAAAAGAGAATACGCAGCGAACCACAACAAGCATGGGGAAAGATACACACAAG GTAATGCCTTTAGTGGAAGAAGAAACAAGATTGGAACAAGACGACGGAAAAGAAATTAATGGAAAAACAAAGCATCTCTTTAACAGACTTCATCTTAAAGAAATGCATCATAAACTGAGAGCTGCAGATTTTCTTCAATTAACAGCACATTCATTAAAATCCAGTGAATCTTGTGCTGAAGAGGAGCTGATTCAGACTTTCATGCAAAAACTACTGATGATGAACTACAGAGCAAGATACATTCAAGTTGAGGAAAACAAACAGCATCAcacaaaacaaagagaaaataactCACATGAAGATATGAGTGATATTTTTAAAGCAATGTCTTTTTCTAACGAAGGACTCAATCAATCTGATTGCATTCACCCGATGGATGTTCAGATGGCCGTGTTTCATTGTGCTGATGGTTTTCTGAAGCAGCTGATGGTCACTAAACTGTCCCAGTGTCAGTACGCTCTGCCTCTGCTTGTTCCTGATCCAGACACACAACAGATTGAGTTTCCTCTCTGGACATTCAGACAAATCAACAAGAGCTGGAAGATGAGAAACACCAGCAATGAAATTATCAGTCAAACCCATCCAGTCTACAAGGCAGAAACTCCAATGGTGTCTTTCTTCAGGTTTGGCTCTGTGTCTTCATCCAAGTCTCAGCTGATGAACAGTCTGATCAATGAGAAACACAACACATTCTTCCACAGAAACTGCCCAGGCAGCAGCAGAACCAGAGTCCTGATGGATGGGGTGGTGGAGATCGCCTGGTTCTGCCCCTCTGGGAAAAACACGGATAAATTCACTGACTGTGTTGCGTTCTGTAATCTACACGGTGATGCTGGAGATCATGAGAAACAGCTGCAGATCCTCACTGAAATGGCCTCAGTAAATGTTGTTCTTCTACCACGACTCCAGAACAATGACAAAAGTGCGGCAGTTATCCAAAACTTGTACAGGAACAGAAAGCCACTCATTTGTCTTTTTACTGAGGATGAATCTGCTGTTACTATGCCGATGAAAGGAAAATACAAGATTGGTTTGAAAGACAGAAACCAGTCAGAAGTATCTGAAGAGATCCGAAGAGTAATAAATGATTGTCTCTCAGAGTCCTCTTCTACTTTCAGACTTGAAGATGTGTCCAAACACCCAGACATCAGAGTAGAtgaggaagatgatgatgactgcaggagaggaagagaagcagcacAGCAGATGATGGGTTTACTGGAGAAGAAAGATCTGACAGAAATCAAAGAAATATTTCTGCCCTGTCAGGGGAAACTGTGGCATCAGTGGAGTCAGAAGAACAAAGAACTTCATCGACCTCGAGCATATGAGATCGAAATGGATATCAGTAGAAAGAAAACAGAAATGAAGAACATCCGTCACCAACAGCATGAATCTGACATCACTGCTTTTATACAgttgttttttaaacaaaccCAATGTCATGCTGAGAACAAGATATATTTTCTGAAATGGCTTGAAATCTTCCTAACCTCAAAAAATATTTTCGGTCCTCAGAAATACGATAAATCTGAACACCTCAAAGTTGAACAAGTAGAACTTGAGAGAATATCAAAAGAACTTCAAGCTGCAGCCTTTGGTCTGGAGCACATCATGAGGGAGATCGGTCAGATCTATGAATCATGTTCATCTGTAAAGAAGAACAAGAAAGACCTCCAATTCCATTTCTCTTCTCTGCCGAGTCTTGCAGCAGAGATGATGATCTCTGGATTTCCACTGGAGCTGATGGATGGAGATGCTGCTCATGTTCCTGTGATCTGGATCTCTGCTGTTCTAGATCAACTCATCCAGCAATTGGGAGACCAGAGAGTATTTGTGCTGTCAGTTTTAGGGATTCAGAGCTCTGGGAAATCCACCATGCTCAATACCATGTTTGGACTCCAGTTTGCCGTCAGTGCTGGCAGGTGCACCAGAGGAGCTTTCATGCAGCTGGTCAGACTGTCAGATGAGATGAAAATAAAGATGAACTTTGACTATATTCTGGTTGTTGATACTGAGGGTCTTCGTGCTCTAGAATTGACTGGAAGTTCAACCAGGCATCATGACAATGAATTGGCCACATTTGTTGTTGGTCTTGGAAATCTGACCTTGATCAACATCTTTGGAGAAAACCCATCTGAGATGCAGGACATTCTTCAGATTGTTGTTCAGGCCTTCCTGAGGATGAAGAAGGTCAAACTGAATCCCAGCTGCGTGTTTGTGCATCAGAACGTCTCAGACGTCACAGCTGGAGAGAAAAATGAGGAGGGAAGGAGACGACTGCTGCAGACACTGGATAAGATGACAAAACTTGCTGCTAAAGATGAAGTCTATGATGCAGGATGTTTCAGTGATGTCATTAGATTTGATGTTCAGAATGATGTGAAGTATTTTGCTCATCTCTGGGAGGGAAACCCACCAATGGCACCACCAAATCCAAACTACTGTGAGAATATTCAAGAACTAAAGAAAACTATTATGTCTCATGCAACAAAGTCACATGGAATGATGCTGATAGACTTGAAAGATCGTATTAAAGATCTCTGGGAGGCTTTACTAAATGAACGGTTTGTCTTCAGCTTCAGAAATTCTCTGGAGATTTCAGCCTACAGGAAACTGGAGACAAAATACAGCAAGTGGTCCTGGAGGCTTTGCAGTGCCATGATGGAAATTGAGAACAAACTACACAACAAAATAGAAAATGAAGCAATTCATGAGGTTGAGGAAACTGATCTTCAAAGAGAACTGAAGACGACAAGTGAGGAAGTGGAGAAATCAATGTCTGAATTCTTTGAGAAAGACACAGATGCAGATATACTGATTCAGTGGAAAACATCATTTGAAATCAAAATCAAAGAGATTCAGGAAAACATTGTGAGAGAAACAAAGAGGAAACTAAATGAGATTCTTCAGCAGCGAGATCTGAAGAAAATGATTGATGCTCAGAAGACACATCATGAAAACACTCTCTTTGAAAAGAGCAAAGAACTTGCCTTAAAACTCAAAGACAAAACAAATGATGAAGAAACGCTGAATAAAGAGTTTGATTTGTTCTGGAAACACAGTGTGAAGAAGATCATCAGAGACACTCATCCAATAAAAGACATTGACATAATGAGAGATGTGAAACACTTCCTCAGTGACATCTACGAAAGTGCTCCTGTAGGCCACTGGATGGAGAGCAAGGATATTTTCTCTGTGCCAAGTTATACGCAATATGTTCTTTTCAAAAAAGAGTTCAAAGAGTCTGAAATCAACTCATCTGGATACACTCAAACATTGTCTCCAGAAGATAAAATAAGAGCCTTCATCACAGATGTTGAACAGCAGACAGATAAAATGATTCAGTCATTCAACATTTCAAAGATGGGCTACAACATCAGCAGCATTCAACAGCTCATAGATTACATCAAGAGGAGAGTAACAGAACATCAGGCAGGATCTGTGGAATATGAGTTCAAGAATGAATTCTTTGTGTATTTAGTACTTTCCATCTGTAGCAGAGCAAGGCAAATGATCTCGGACCAACACAAAATGTTTAGAGATGCCAATGATCCAGAAATATATGTTGAGAAAAAGAGAGCAGAGTACTATAGTATTTTCCAGAAATACTGTCATGGAGCAACATCAGCTGCCATCTTTGGTGAGATCATCTGTCAAAAACTGAAAGAGCCCATTGAGCAGAGCGTCTACAAGAAGACTGCCAGAGATCTGACAGATGAAATAATGAAAAACTGTCAATCACTGAATGGAAACCGATCAAAATTGGAGAAACACATCCTGAAGACACTGGCAGAAGAGGAGGATTGTCACAAATACATGAACTACATTTATAACCCCAGAGATCACTTCAAGAGTTTCATCAGAGATGAAGTCAGTCGGTACATCACTGAGAAGTTCGGTGCTGGTGTTTTACACAAGATGAAGGTGAACATGAAACTCCTGCAGCAGAAGATCATAAAAGCAGCACATGAATCTACTGAACATGTTCAAGAGAACAGAGATGTTGGTTTGTGGTTGAAGAGTTTCACACAGCAGCTCTCAGATGTGCTGATCTTCTCTGAAAAAGACCTCAGTGGAGTGAAGCATAGTGGTGCTGACAATTGCAACCTCCTTGAAGATGTGATAAGAGAAGAACTTCCTGCTACAATGTCTGATATCTACGGTAGATTCAACACACAGACATTTTTAGGAAAGCTGGACTATACATTCAGGCCAGATGAGATTCTGATTGATCACTTCTGCCAGTGTTGTTGGGTTCAGTGTCCGTTCTGTAAAACCGTCTGTACCAACACCATAGAAAACCACCATGGAGATCACAGTGTTCCTTTCCACCGTAGTATTGGACTGAGTGGAATTCATTACGACAATACAGTTAACTTGTCTACTCATATCTGCACATCAGCAGTAGGAAATAGCAATCTATATTTTTATCCTATTGGATCAGAAGATAAAGTCCCCTGGAAAGATTACAGAACAGCAGGAGGAGTTTATGCTGACTGGAGCATCACCTCTGATCTCTCTGAGCTGCCCTACTGGAAGTGGTTTGTGTGCAGATTCCAGAAAGATCTGGAAAAATACTACAGTAAAACATTTGAGGGGAGTGGTGAGATCCCAGATGAATGGAGAAAATATTCAAAACGGGATGCCTTAGAGAGTTTggataaatacatttaa
- the pick1 gene encoding PRKCA-binding protein — protein sequence MFTDMDYELEEDKLGIPTVPGTVTLKKDSQNLIGISIGGGAQFCPCLYIVQVFDNTPAALDGTVAAGDEITGVNGRPVKGKTKVEVAKMIQTVQGEVVIQYNKLQADPKQGKSLDIVLKKVKHRLVENMSSGTADALGLSRAILCNDGLVKRLEELEKTAELYKGLMEHTKRLLRAFYELSHTHRAFGDVFSVIGVREPQAAASEAFVKFAEAHRNMEKFGIQLLKTIKPMLHDLNTYLHKAIPDTKLTIRKYLDVKFEYLSYCLKVKEMDDEEYSCIALGDPLYRVSTGNYEYRLILRCRQEARARFAKMRKDVLEKIELLDQKHVQDIVFQLQRFVSGMSRYYDDCYGVLKEADVFPIEVDLSRTTINYGGQSLSYEDEDEEEEETSRGGEEDSRQTENGAEKLIDDE from the exons ATGTTCACAGACATGGACTATGAGCTCGAAGAGGACAAACT TGGGATTCCCACAGTTCCTGGAACAGTGACTCTGAAGAAAGACTCCCAGAACCTGATTGGGATCAGCATTGGGGGCGGAGCTCAGTTCTGCCCGTGTCTCTACATCGTACAG gtgtttgATAACACTCCTGCCGCTCTGGATGGGACTGTGGCCGCCGGAGACGAGATCACTGGGGTCAATGGCAGACCGGTGAAAGGAAAGACTAAAGTGGAGGTGGCCAAGATGATCCAGACGGTGCAG GGTGAAGTCGTGATCCAGTATAATAAACTGCAGGCCGACCCCAAGCAGGGCAAATCTCTGGATATCG tgCTGAAGAAGGTGAAGCATCGTCTGGTGGAGAACATGAGTTCAGGAACCGCAGACGCTCTGGGACTCAGCAGAGCCATTCTGTGCAACG atgGTCTGGTGAAGAGGCTGGAGGAGCTGGAGAAAACGGCTGAACTTTATAAAG GGCTGATGGAGCACACCAAGAGACTCCTGAGAGCTTTCTATgagctctctcacactcacagag CGTTTGGCGACGTGTTTTCCGTCATCGGCGTCCGTGAGCCGCAGGCCGCCGCCAGCGAAGCCTTTGTGAAGTTTGCCGAAGCTCATCGAAACATGGAGAAGTTCGGCATCCAGCTGCTGAAGACCATCAAACCC ATGTTGCATGATCTGAACACGTATCTTCACAAGGCCATTCCAGACACCAAACTCACCATCCGCAAATACCTGGACGTCAAGTTTGAGTATCTG tCGTACTGTCTGAAGGTGAAGGAGATGGACGATGAAGAGTACAGCTGTATC gcgTTGGGAGACCCGTTGTACCGCGTCAGCACCGGTAACTACGAGTACCGTTTGATCCTGCGCTGTCGACAGGAAGCTCGTGCGCGATTCGCCAAGATGCGAAAGGACGTTTTGGAGAAAATCGAACTCCTGGACCAGAAACACG TTCAGGACATCGTGTTCCAGCTGCAGCGCTTCGTCTCGGGCATGTCCCGCTATTACGACGACTGCTACGGCGTCCTGAAGGAGGCCGACGTGTTCCCCATCGAGGTGGATCTGTCCCGAACCACCATCAACTACGGTGGACAGAGCCTCTCCTACGAGGATGAGgacgaggaggaagaggagacgagcagaggaggagaggaagacTCTCGGCAGACCGAGAACGGAGCCGAGAAACTCATCGACGACGAGTGA